The following are encoded in a window of Anaerolineae bacterium genomic DNA:
- a CDS encoding winged helix-turn-helix transcriptional regulator has product MNLESVLFAKAIADETRQEIMGHLCCVWLSVNDVVERLGGRVSQPTVSHHLKVLQEADLVLVRQEGRQRFYTLNQARLTVCCGTLLRTFAPDYAGKAPVIRPEVIVGPDADS; this is encoded by the coding sequence ATGAACCTGGAGTCAGTCCTTTTCGCCAAAGCGATCGCCGACGAGACGCGGCAGGAGATCATGGGGCACCTGTGCTGCGTCTGGCTGAGCGTGAATGACGTGGTTGAACGGCTGGGAGGGCGGGTCAGCCAGCCCACCGTCAGCCACCACCTCAAAGTCCTGCAGGAAGCTGATCTGGTGCTCGTCCGGCAGGAAGGCCGCCAGCGATTCTATACGCTCAACCAGGCCCGGCTCACCGTGTGCTGTGGCACCCTGCTGCGCACCTTCGCGCCGGATTACGCCGGGAAAGCGCCGGTTATCCGCCCGGAAGTGATCGTGGGACCAGACGCCGACTCGTGA
- the arsM gene encoding arsenite methyltransferase, producing the protein MTDQRSAIHDAVRDHYAGIARQADPELKLSAASCCGDSSAGCSCSSMVYDPALLQNLPASVTDLSLGCGDPVTIAALRPGETVLDLGSGGGIDCFLAARQVGPQGHVIGVDMTPEMLERAEANRLRLGMANVEFRRGQIEALPVEDASVDVIMSNCVINLSPDKAAVFREAFRVLKPGGRIAISDIVTAGDFGAELQAQLDHWAECVTGAIDVESYTALMRTAGFVEITVVDKADADSIITPTSGMPRIFSARITARKPA; encoded by the coding sequence ATGACCGACCAGCGCAGTGCCATCCACGACGCCGTTCGCGATCACTATGCCGGGATCGCCCGCCAGGCCGACCCGGAACTGAAACTGAGCGCGGCCAGCTGTTGCGGCGATTCATCCGCCGGTTGCAGCTGCAGCTCGATGGTGTATGACCCGGCCCTGCTACAGAATCTACCCGCCAGTGTCACTGACCTCTCCCTCGGTTGCGGCGACCCGGTCACCATTGCCGCCCTCAGGCCCGGTGAGACCGTGCTGGACCTGGGCAGCGGCGGCGGGATTGACTGCTTTCTGGCTGCCCGGCAGGTCGGGCCACAGGGCCATGTGATCGGCGTCGATATGACACCGGAAATGCTGGAGCGCGCCGAGGCCAACCGGCTGCGGTTAGGGATGGCCAACGTCGAATTCCGCCGGGGCCAGATCGAGGCCCTGCCGGTTGAAGACGCCAGCGTTGATGTGATCATGTCCAATTGCGTGATCAACCTCTCCCCGGACAAAGCCGCGGTCTTCCGCGAGGCGTTCCGGGTGCTCAAGCCCGGTGGGCGCATTGCAATCAGCGATATCGTGACTGCAGGGGACTTCGGCGCTGAGCTGCAGGCACAACTTGACCACTGGGCAGAATGTGTGACCGGTGCGATCGATGTTGAGAGCTATACCGCTTTGATGCGCACCGCTGGGTTTGTCGAGATCACGGTCGTCGACAAAGCAGACGCAGACAGCATTATCACCCCCACTTCAGGCATGCCGCGTATCTTCAGCGCACGGATCACGGCGCGCAAACCGGCCTGA